A region of the Pseudomonas sp. A34-9 genome:
CGATGCCGATCTGTTTCAACGTACGCTTGTACGGCAGCAACAAGCGATCCATGCCGTTCTGGCTGACCAGGAAGGTGAAGCTCAGCGGTTCGCCCTGGTCATTCACCAGTTGATCGCCATCCGGCTTCCAGCCGGCCTGTTCGAGCAATTCGAGGGCCTGCAATTGTTTGTCGCGGATCAGGCCGCTGCCGTCGGTTTTCGGCGCTTCAAAGACTTTGCTGAAGACTTCGTCGGGAACCTGGCCGCGCAGCGGTTCGAGAATTTTCAGTTCCTGCGCATCGGGCAATTCGCTTGCGGCCAGTTGCGTGTTGGAAAAGTAGCTCTGCTGACGGATATACATGCCGCGCATCATCTGCCGGTTGCTCCATTCGAAGTCCCAGAGCATGGCCAGGGCTTGGCGCACGCGGCGATCGGTGAATACCGGTTTTTGCAGATTGAACACAAACCCCTGGGCCGACTGGGGTGCCTCGGTGGCCAGATGCGCTTTTTGCAGGCGTCCGTCGCTCAGTGCGGGGCTGTCGTAGCCGATCGAATAGCCGGTGGCCGAGAACTCGCGGTTGTAGTCATAGGCGCCGCCCCGCAGCACTTGCCGGGCGACGTCGGTATCACCGAAGTACTCGATGCTGAAATGATCGAAATTGTAGAGGCCGCGACTGACCGGCAAATCCTTGCCCCACCAGTCGGCATTGCGCTCAAAGGTGATGCTGCGCCCCGAATCGACTTTTCCAACTCGATAAGGGCCGCTGCCCAGTGGTGGTTCATAGCCGCCACCCCCGGCGAAATCGCGGCTCTTCCACCAATGCTCGGGAAATACCGGCAGGGTCGCGATGTCTAGTGGCAGGGTACGGTTTTCATTGCTCTTGAAGTCGAAACGCACGGTCAACGGGCCTTCCACTTCGACGCTTTTGACGTCAGCAAACTGGGTGCGATAACGCAGGCTGCCCTGGGTCATCAATAAATCGTAG
Encoded here:
- a CDS encoding extracellular solute-binding protein; translated protein: MRLVFPTLMLTALALLTGATGANAAPQHALTVYGEPAKYPAGFSHFDYTNLQAPKGGTMRRSAIEIGHFDHVLPYIDKGIGVTQIDGLLYSPLAQRSLDEPYTVYGLVAQKMERSDDGLSLRFFINPKARFADGKPITAEDVRYTYDLLMTQGSLRYRTQFADVKSVEVEGPLTVRFDFKSNENRTLPLDIATLPVFPEHWWKSRDFAGGGGYEPPLGSGPYRVGKVDSGRSITFERNADWWGKDLPVSRGLYNFDHFSIEYFGDTDVARQVLRGGAYDYNREFSATGYSIGYDSPALSDGRLQKAHLATEAPQSAQGFVFNLQKPVFTDRRVRQALAMLWDFEWSNRQMMRGMYIRQQSYFSNTQLAASELPDAQELKILEPLRGQVPDEVFSKVFEAPKTDGSGLIRDKQLQALELLEQAGWKPDGDQLVNDQGEPLSFTFLVSQNGMDRLLLPYKRTLKQIGIDLNIRRIDSSQYVNRLMSRDYDMIVTGYPVSTSPGGELLNYFASASANDPGANNYMVLKNPAVDTLINGLIRASTQSDMLHYAHALDRVLQWNYYWIPNYYPPGTSTVWWNRFGIPSVQASNDEAIESWWEISSTPLTNQQMTAEKIARGRPGGPH